From Coleofasciculus sp. FACHB-T130, a single genomic window includes:
- a CDS encoding PBP1A family penicillin-binding protein: MSSSTIQDKHPREPVPPIFKFMQGVGKATGGTLLGITMLTSSVAAGGLVGLAISFRNLPDVRVLRSYAPTETSYIYDVKGKHLTSLHGEANREIVPLDQISPELKRAVLAIEDSHFYFHQGINPNSVGRAVRANWQKGSVVEGGSTITMQLVKNLFLSRKRTFSRKIAEAVLAIRLEQIFKKDQILEMYLNQVYWGHNNYGAQTASESYFGKKAADLNLAEASMLAGMIQAPEDYSPFTNYKLAKQRQAQVLGRMKELGWITAQEEAAARKLTIKKGQLTSWQTSELPYITDAVVAELKERFGPDAVLKGGMRVQTTIDYKFQRMAEQKVSRWHRRLQGWGVYNNQIALVAVDPRTHFVKALVGGVNYKKSKFNRATQSLRQPGSAFKPFVYYTAFATGKYSPYSTVYDSPVSYRDGGGYYSPRNYGGGYSGAMSIRQALVVSANVPAVKIGRSVGLDKVIETLRTIGFKSPIEPVISLPLGAIGVTPLEMAGGYATFASNGWHSDTTLIVRVTDSRGNVLLDNTPKPRLVLDPWATASLTQVLQGVISGGTGKAAQIGRPAAGKTGTTSLEKDVWFVGYVPQMSTAVWIGKDNNRSLGGGVTGGQYAAPIWRDFMSTAMSGEPVQYFPSPSKFERPRS, translated from the coding sequence GTGTCGTCTAGCACTATTCAAGACAAACACCCGCGAGAGCCAGTCCCACCGATTTTTAAGTTCATGCAGGGAGTCGGGAAAGCAACGGGCGGAACCCTCCTCGGCATCACCATGCTTACCAGTTCGGTAGCTGCTGGTGGACTGGTTGGATTAGCAATTAGCTTCCGTAACCTGCCAGATGTGCGCGTTCTCCGCAGCTATGCGCCTACTGAAACTTCTTACATCTACGATGTTAAGGGCAAGCACCTCACCAGTCTCCACGGCGAAGCCAATCGCGAAATCGTCCCCCTTGACCAAATTTCTCCTGAACTGAAGCGGGCGGTTCTCGCAATTGAAGATAGCCACTTTTACTTCCACCAAGGCATCAACCCCAACAGCGTTGGTCGTGCTGTCCGAGCAAACTGGCAGAAGGGTTCGGTTGTTGAGGGCGGCTCGACGATCACCATGCAGTTGGTGAAAAACCTATTTCTCTCTCGCAAGCGTACCTTTAGCCGCAAAATTGCTGAAGCTGTGCTGGCAATTCGTTTGGAGCAAATCTTTAAGAAAGACCAAATTTTAGAAATGTACCTCAATCAGGTGTATTGGGGTCACAACAATTACGGTGCCCAAACCGCATCTGAAAGCTACTTTGGCAAAAAAGCTGCCGACCTCAACTTGGCAGAGGCGTCAATGTTGGCAGGGATGATTCAGGCTCCAGAAGACTACAGCCCTTTCACCAACTACAAGCTCGCCAAACAGCGACAAGCGCAGGTGTTGGGTCGGATGAAAGAGTTGGGGTGGATTACAGCCCAAGAGGAAGCAGCCGCCCGCAAGCTAACCATTAAAAAGGGTCAGCTGACTTCTTGGCAAACCAGCGAACTGCCTTACATCACAGATGCAGTCGTGGCTGAGTTGAAAGAGCGCTTTGGCCCGGATGCAGTGCTAAAAGGGGGAATGCGAGTCCAAACTACCATCGACTACAAATTCCAGCGGATGGCGGAACAAAAGGTCAGTCGTTGGCATAGAAGACTTCAGGGTTGGGGAGTTTATAACAACCAAATTGCTCTGGTGGCAGTCGATCCTCGGACGCATTTTGTGAAAGCCTTGGTTGGCGGGGTTAATTACAAAAAAAGTAAGTTTAATCGGGCAACCCAATCGCTACGCCAGCCAGGATCTGCCTTTAAACCATTTGTTTACTATACGGCGTTCGCGACTGGGAAATATTCGCCCTATTCCACGGTCTACGATTCGCCAGTCAGCTATCGAGATGGAGGGGGCTATTACTCTCCTAGAAACTACGGCGGCGGCTACTCCGGTGCGATGAGCATTCGCCAAGCCCTCGTCGTCTCTGCTAATGTGCCTGCGGTGAAAATCGGACGGTCTGTGGGGCTGGATAAGGTAATTGAAACCTTGCGGACGATTGGCTTTAAGAGTCCGATTGAGCCGGTGATTTCCTTGCCTCTGGGAGCGATTGGTGTAACGCCGTTGGAAATGGCTGGCGGCTATGCCACGTTTGCCAGTAATGGCTGGCATTCTGATACCACGCTGATTGTCCGGGTAACAGACAGCCGAGGCAATGTGTTGCTCGATAACACTCCTAAACCCCGTCTGGTGTTAGACCCGTGGGCGACTGCATCTCTGACTCAAGTGCTGCAAGGGGTGATCAGTGGCGGTACGGGGAAAGCTGCACAGATAGGTCGTCCGGCGGCTGGTAAGACGGGTACGACTTCTTTAGAGAAAGATGTTTGGTTTGTGGGCTATGTCCCGCAAATGTCAACGGCTGTGTGGATTGGCAAGGATAACAACCGCAGCTTAGGCGGTGGTGTTACAGGGGGCCAGTACGCCGCTCCGATTTGGCGCGATTTTATGTCAACGGCTATGTCTGGCGAACCCGTGCAATACTTCCCATCACCTTCCAAATTTGAGCGACCCCGCTCATAA
- a CDS encoding NINE protein — translation MLTKAKNRKVAAILALVGAVIPVAGFHKFYMGQPVWGLAYLLLSWGTPIPRIASAIEGFWYLVQDGDEFDRNFNLGVEPAVSSVGVDPNRVGAIADALRQLDSLREEGLISEYEFEQKRRQWLDRIA, via the coding sequence ATGTTAACAAAGGCAAAAAATCGAAAAGTTGCAGCTATCTTGGCGTTGGTGGGGGCAGTGATACCCGTTGCTGGATTCCACAAGTTTTATATGGGACAGCCGGTATGGGGTCTGGCTTATTTGCTCTTGTCGTGGGGGACACCGATTCCTCGGATTGCTAGCGCGATTGAAGGGTTTTGGTATTTAGTCCAAGATGGAGATGAGTTTGACCGGAATTTTAATTTGGGCGTGGAACCGGCTGTCTCCTCTGTCGGCGTCGATCCCAATCGGGTGGGTGCGATCGCAGATGCATTGCGCCAACTGGACAGCCTGCGGGAAGAGGGACTGATCTCAGAATATGAATTTGAGCAAAAGCGCCGTCAATGGCTCGATCGCATCGCTTGA
- a CDS encoding DUF1825 family protein: MGFFDSEIVQQEAKQLFEDYQSLIQLGSHYGKFDLEGKKIFIEQMEAMMDRYRVFMKRFELSDDFMAQMTVQQLHTQLGQFGITPAQMFDQMNLTLERMKSELSKQP, encoded by the coding sequence ATGGGATTTTTTGATTCAGAAATTGTTCAGCAAGAAGCCAAGCAGCTATTTGAAGATTATCAATCCCTGATCCAACTGGGAAGCCACTATGGCAAATTCGATCTCGAAGGAAAAAAGATTTTCATTGAGCAAATGGAAGCCATGATGGATCGCTATCGCGTCTTTATGAAGCGATTCGAGCTATCTGATGACTTCATGGCTCAAATGACAGTACAGCAGCTACATACCCAGCTTGGTCAATTTGGCATCACTCCAGCTCAAATGTTTGACCAAATGAACCTCACCCTAGAGCGGATGAAATCCGAACTGTCCAAGCAACCCTAA
- the pyrF gene encoding orotidine-5'-phosphate decarboxylase, whose translation MNPNPTRLKSPKSLTERIIVPLDVPTKEAAIALVDQLPQVSFWKVGLELFVSSGPEILTALKARQKRIFLDLKFHDIPNTVVGACRAAARYGVDLVTIHATAGRVALQGAVAAAQEGAQEVGVTPPNLIAITLLTSLTSRQLAFELKIPLELPEYALQMALLAKEAGLAGAVCSPQEADQLRQTCGDDFLLVCPGVRPSWAEAGDQKRSLTPTQAFQAGADYLVIGRPITAASDPVAAWARICDELTGVS comes from the coding sequence GTGAACCCAAATCCTACTCGCCTAAAATCCCCTAAGTCACTCACAGAGCGCATCATCGTGCCGCTGGATGTGCCGACAAAGGAAGCCGCGATCGCGCTCGTCGATCAATTGCCCCAAGTATCATTCTGGAAGGTGGGGTTAGAGCTATTTGTCAGCAGTGGGCCGGAAATCTTAACGGCGCTCAAAGCTCGGCAAAAGCGAATTTTTCTGGATCTGAAGTTTCACGATATCCCCAACACGGTTGTTGGGGCTTGCCGCGCCGCTGCCCGCTACGGGGTGGATTTAGTGACAATTCATGCAACTGCCGGTCGCGTTGCCTTGCAGGGGGCAGTAGCAGCGGCACAGGAGGGCGCACAGGAGGTAGGGGTGACACCCCCCAATTTAATTGCGATTACGCTGCTGACCAGTCTCACCTCGCGCCAGCTAGCCTTTGAGCTAAAAATACCGCTAGAACTGCCAGAGTATGCCTTACAGATGGCGCTGCTAGCCAAAGAAGCGGGGCTGGCTGGGGCGGTTTGTTCCCCCCAAGAGGCAGACCAGCTGCGGCAGACTTGCGGCGATGATTTTCTGCTGGTGTGTCCGGGTGTGCGCCCCTCTTGGGCAGAAGCGGGAGATCAGAAGCGATCGCTCACCCCCACCCAAGCTTTCCAAGCAGGCGCTGATTACTTGGTAATTGGACGTCCGATTACCGCCGCCTCTGACCCTGTTGCGGCTTGGGCAAGAATTTGTGACGAGCTAACAGGGGTTTCATGA
- the lepB gene encoding signal peptidase I, whose translation MWEQLRENLQILLIALCLALFIRTFVAEPRYIPSDSMLPTLQVGDRLVVEKISYRFRAPHPGDIVVFDPPQKLQIQGYAKDQAFIKRVIGTPGHVVKVQNGKVYVDDSPLQEDYIAEPPEYQWGPALVPEDQVLVMGDNRNNSNDSHVWGFLPHENIIGRAFFRFWPLSRISRT comes from the coding sequence ATATGGGAACAATTAAGAGAAAACCTGCAAATTCTATTGATTGCCCTATGTTTAGCCCTTTTTATCCGAACCTTTGTTGCCGAACCCCGCTATATTCCCTCTGATTCTATGCTGCCGACCTTGCAAGTGGGCGATCGCTTGGTAGTGGAAAAAATCTCTTATCGCTTTCGGGCACCCCACCCAGGCGACATCGTAGTTTTTGACCCTCCCCAAAAATTGCAAATTCAGGGCTATGCGAAAGACCAAGCCTTTATTAAACGAGTGATTGGCACACCGGGTCACGTCGTTAAAGTTCAAAATGGTAAGGTCTACGTGGACGACTCGCCCCTCCAGGAAGACTACATCGCAGAACCCCCAGAATATCAGTGGGGACCAGCGCTGGTGCCTGAAGACCAGGTATTAGTCATGGGAGATAACCGTAATAACAGCAACGACTCCCACGTTTGGGGCTTCTTACCCCACGAAAATATCATTGGTCGCGCCTTCTTCCGCTTCTGGCCTCTTAGCCGGATTAGCCGCACTTAA
- a CDS encoding peptidylprolyl isomerase encodes MLDSNRSTLDWFKRLALTGVLVVLMMTLSAGLSAAWWDSGKTARDSGLPSGNAITDGKALLRYALPIDNQAVREMQADLEDISIQLRSKRWSAIASDVSKASRILSDRSSDLLAGVSPSQKSQAEALIVKMEEQFGKLRETVEAKDKDQTQAERGNVLDLVGQLEELMVPGFPFEVPSAYSNLPQLKGRATIEMTTEKGPLTLVVDGYSAPVTAGNFVDLVQRGFYDGLEFVRAEDSYVLQVGDPPGPDQGFIDPETGKYRAVPLEVLARGDKEPTYGITLEDAGRYLDLPVLPFSAYGALAMARPETEPNGGSSQFFFFLFEPELTPAGRNLLDGRYSVFGYLTKGKEVLEKLDAGDKIVSAKVIQGAENLVPPQTA; translated from the coding sequence ATGCTTGATTCAAACCGTTCCACGCTCGATTGGTTCAAACGCTTGGCTTTAACAGGCGTCTTAGTAGTGCTGATGATGACACTCTCAGCAGGACTCAGCGCTGCTTGGTGGGATTCTGGCAAAACTGCCCGTGATAGTGGATTGCCATCGGGAAATGCCATCACAGATGGTAAAGCTTTGTTACGGTATGCCCTACCCATCGACAATCAAGCAGTGCGGGAAATGCAAGCCGATTTAGAAGATATTTCCATACAACTGCGAAGTAAGCGTTGGAGTGCGATCGCCAGCGATGTTAGCAAGGCATCTCGAATTTTAAGCGATCGCTCCTCCGACTTGCTCGCGGGCGTCTCTCCGTCGCAAAAATCTCAAGCAGAAGCCCTAATTGTGAAGATGGAAGAACAATTCGGGAAGCTTCGAGAAACCGTGGAAGCCAAAGATAAAGACCAAACTCAGGCGGAACGGGGCAACGTTCTCGATCTCGTGGGTCAACTAGAAGAGCTAATGGTGCCGGGATTCCCCTTCGAGGTGCCCTCAGCGTACAGTAATCTGCCTCAACTCAAGGGACGCGCCACTATAGAAATGACAACTGAGAAAGGCCCCCTGACCCTAGTAGTAGACGGTTACAGTGCGCCCGTAACTGCGGGTAACTTTGTAGATTTAGTCCAGCGTGGTTTCTATGACGGGCTAGAATTCGTCCGCGCCGAAGACTCCTACGTGCTGCAAGTGGGAGATCCTCCCGGCCCAGATCAGGGGTTTATTGACCCAGAAACCGGCAAATACCGGGCGGTTCCGTTAGAAGTGCTGGCGAGAGGGGACAAAGAACCCACCTATGGCATCACCTTAGAAGACGCCGGGCGTTACCTCGACCTACCCGTGCTTCCTTTCTCAGCTTATGGTGCCTTAGCAATGGCTCGTCCCGAAACAGAACCCAACGGAGGTTCTTCTCAGTTCTTTTTCTTCCTGTTTGAGCCAGAACTAACCCCAGCCGGTCGTAACCTGTTGGATGGGAGATATTCAGTTTTTGGCTATTTAACCAAGGGCAAAGAAGTTCTGGAAAAACTAGATGCGGGCGACAAAATTGTCTCCGCTAAGGTAATCCAGGGTGCGGAGAATTTAGTTCCGCCGCAAACCGCATAA
- the accB gene encoding acetyl-CoA carboxylase biotin carboxyl carrier protein — MSIDFNDLRELLAAIAQTDITELTLKSADFELTVRKDPRGGLPVLPPALAGSGSPEVSAPPSQASPSMPSSPNLEAVPRTAPPTTAGSPIDRRLEDVKSPMVGTFYRAPSPDDSPFVEVGDRIRTGQTVCIIEAMKLMNEIEAEVSGTVIEVLVQNGEPVEYGQPLMRINPE; from the coding sequence ATGTCCATAGACTTCAACGATCTCCGTGAACTGCTGGCAGCGATCGCGCAAACCGATATTACAGAGTTGACACTCAAAAGCGCTGATTTTGAACTCACCGTGCGGAAAGATCCGCGCGGAGGTTTGCCGGTCTTGCCACCCGCCCTGGCAGGGAGTGGGAGTCCCGAAGTCTCGGCTCCCCCCTCCCAGGCATCTCCGTCCATGCCGTCCAGCCCGAACTTAGAGGCGGTGCCACGAACTGCCCCGCCGACCACTGCTGGTTCTCCCATTGATAGAAGACTCGAAGATGTCAAATCACCGATGGTGGGGACGTTTTATCGCGCTCCCTCACCGGATGATTCTCCATTTGTGGAAGTGGGCGATCGCATCCGTACCGGACAAACCGTCTGCATCATTGAGGCAATGAAGCTGATGAATGAAATTGAAGCCGAGGTGTCCGGTACGGTGATAGAAGTTTTGGTTCAAAACGGCGAACCTGTTGAGTATGGTCAACCGCTGATGCGGATTAACCCCGAATAA
- the efp gene encoding elongation factor P, whose product MISSNDFRTGVTIELDGAVWRVVEFLHVKPGKGAAFVRTKLKNVQSGSVVERTFRAAETVPQANLEKRTMQHTYKEGDQFVFMDMETYEEASLNAVQIGDRVKYLKEGMEVNVISWGEQIMEVELPNSVVLEVTQTDPGLKGDTATGGSKPAIVETGAQVMVPLFITVGERIKIDTRTDTYLGRE is encoded by the coding sequence ATGATTTCGAGTAACGACTTTAGAACTGGCGTCACCATTGAATTAGATGGAGCTGTGTGGCGGGTAGTAGAATTTCTCCACGTTAAGCCAGGGAAAGGAGCTGCGTTTGTCCGCACTAAGCTAAAAAATGTGCAGTCAGGCTCCGTTGTGGAACGAACCTTCCGAGCCGCAGAAACGGTGCCCCAGGCAAATCTGGAAAAGCGCACGATGCAGCATACCTACAAAGAAGGCGACCAGTTCGTGTTTATGGACATGGAAACCTATGAAGAAGCAAGCCTGAATGCGGTTCAGATTGGCGATCGCGTAAAGTACCTTAAGGAAGGAATGGAGGTGAACGTCATCAGCTGGGGCGAGCAGATCATGGAAGTGGAACTGCCCAACTCCGTAGTGCTGGAAGTGACGCAAACCGATCCCGGTCTCAAAGGCGATACCGCCACTGGCGGCTCGAAACCCGCAATCGTGGAAACAGGTGCCCAGGTGATGGTTCCCCTGTTTATCACGGTCGGAGAGCGGATCAAGATTGATACCCGTACCGATACCTACCTGGGTCGAGAATAA
- a CDS encoding exosortase-dependent surface protein XDP2: protein MNFQRTSTFLCLAVGTAFTISSSAQAASFQTNVSQKSNSEADIWLQSITQNKVTIDSFNLVKEAKIISNTAISLTGKKGETANPEAGGYNNNTGAASTDRGDKASKPNGVEVSGIKNPTNTDIATYLGNQNLNNIIDTEDNGSISINLFFNNLVRADKTGLDNLFFWERGKNSDLGIQAIDKAGNLIGNFLKLKRTAQFSAGYSIDTMEISGSQEVGSWGVSLAQLGITSLAGIRVTADASYNGPDFKVMAREQKVPEPATLAGLGLVAGSLMTIRRRRSRKAS from the coding sequence ATGAATTTTCAGCGTACATCAACTTTTCTATGCTTAGCCGTTGGAACAGCCTTCACGATTTCTAGTTCAGCGCAAGCTGCAAGCTTCCAAACCAACGTTAGCCAAAAAAGTAACTCCGAGGCAGATATTTGGCTTCAGTCGATTACCCAGAATAAAGTCACAATTGATAGTTTTAATCTGGTTAAAGAGGCTAAAATAATCTCCAATACTGCTATTAGTCTCACTGGCAAGAAGGGAGAAACTGCCAATCCAGAAGCCGGTGGCTACAACAATAATACGGGAGCTGCTAGCACAGATAGAGGCGATAAAGCTAGCAAACCAAACGGTGTTGAAGTATCTGGAATTAAAAACCCAACCAATACTGATATTGCTACTTATCTGGGCAACCAAAACCTCAACAACATTATTGATACTGAGGATAATGGTTCCATTAGTATCAACCTTTTCTTCAATAACCTAGTTCGTGCAGATAAGACAGGATTAGACAACCTCTTTTTCTGGGAACGGGGCAAGAACAGCGATTTAGGTATTCAAGCAATTGATAAAGCTGGCAACCTCATTGGTAATTTTCTAAAACTCAAGCGAACCGCTCAATTTTCCGCAGGCTATAGCATTGACACAATGGAAATTAGTGGAAGTCAAGAGGTTGGTTCTTGGGGAGTTAGCCTAGCGCAATTGGGAATTACTTCTCTAGCAGGTATCCGAGTGACAGCAGACGCGAGTTACAATGGCCCAGACTTTAAAGTAATGGCTAGAGAACAAAAAGTTCCTGAACCAGCCACGCTTGCTGGCTTGGGATTGGTAGCTGGATCGTTGATGACAATTCGTCGCCGTCGAAGCCGCAAAGCTAGCTAG
- a CDS encoding S-layer homology domain-containing protein, translated as MCSPVFAVLFSKRPIILTGFIGCLLISLSACANSTNSEALERSLAADPKLKDNPAAFGLPSQNNSPNETLVALPSDFPSEIPVYPEAQLQEVTPSTSDPNQGQILRWTTSDPSNSVQSFYQKEFQSNNWEIVSQPTETEEGAVPPTDILVARQNNLKVTVSIQSGSGSNSFISTPSPTPATAANSPASSAASTTQFTIQYVRDGSAAAPSSSNSEVATQPTTEATTDKPGSPSQPSVFTDINKAPQELRQYVENLAALGVLSLNSGGSKSNSAAGEQFEPNKTITRRQYARWLVAANNQIYANSPGKQIRLASTDVQPAFQDIPRSDPDFPAIQGLAEAGLIPSRLTGDATAVLFRPDAPLTRENLILWKVPLDTRQTLPTASVDAVKQTWGFQDAGKTEPKALRAVLADFQNGELANIRRVFGYTTLFQPKKPVTRAEAAAAVWYFGAEGEGVSAQDALQSQRQQSQPSAVSTPEPSPSSSPNQ; from the coding sequence ATGTGTTCTCCAGTTTTTGCTGTGTTATTTTCTAAACGTCCTATTATACTTACCGGATTTATTGGTTGCTTGCTGATTTCCTTAAGTGCTTGCGCCAATAGTACCAACAGTGAAGCGCTGGAGCGATCGCTCGCAGCAGACCCTAAACTTAAGGACAATCCGGCTGCGTTTGGGTTGCCATCTCAAAATAACTCTCCGAACGAAACGCTTGTTGCACTCCCCTCTGATTTCCCATCGGAGATTCCCGTCTATCCAGAGGCTCAGCTGCAAGAAGTCACGCCATCAACATCCGATCCCAATCAAGGACAGATCCTTCGTTGGACGACTTCTGACCCCAGCAACTCTGTCCAAAGCTTTTACCAGAAGGAATTTCAATCGAATAACTGGGAAATTGTGAGTCAGCCAACTGAGACTGAGGAGGGTGCTGTTCCTCCAACAGATATTTTAGTAGCTCGCCAGAATAACCTGAAAGTTACCGTTTCCATCCAGTCAGGTTCGGGTAGTAATAGTTTTATCTCAACACCCTCGCCGACTCCAGCGACTGCTGCTAATAGTCCAGCGAGTAGTGCAGCTAGTACCACACAATTTACCATTCAGTATGTCCGCGACGGCAGCGCAGCAGCACCGTCATCGAGTAACTCAGAAGTCGCCACTCAGCCAACGACTGAGGCAACAACCGACAAGCCGGGGTCTCCTTCTCAACCCTCTGTATTTACAGATATCAACAAAGCACCCCAAGAATTACGTCAGTACGTAGAAAACCTGGCAGCATTGGGGGTACTTTCGCTCAACTCTGGTGGTTCCAAGAGTAACTCAGCCGCAGGCGAACAGTTTGAGCCAAATAAAACCATCACCCGCCGCCAGTATGCGCGTTGGCTGGTGGCTGCGAATAATCAGATTTATGCCAATAGTCCGGGGAAGCAAATCCGTTTAGCATCAACAGATGTCCAACCGGCTTTCCAGGATATTCCCCGCAGCGACCCTGATTTTCCTGCCATTCAAGGTTTAGCGGAGGCGGGTTTAATTCCCAGTCGGTTGACGGGTGATGCTACCGCTGTGTTGTTTCGCCCCGATGCACCGCTTACCCGCGAAAACTTGATTCTCTGGAAAGTGCCCCTAGATACCCGCCAGACTTTGCCCACCGCTTCGGTTGATGCGGTGAAGCAAACGTGGGGATTTCAGGATGCAGGCAAAACTGAGCCGAAGGCGTTGCGGGCGGTATTAGCCGATTTTCAAAATGGCGAATTGGCAAATATCCGGCGGGTTTTTGGGTATACAACGCTGTTCCAGCCGAAAAAACCTGTAACGAGGGCTGAGGCGGCGGCGGCGGTCTGGTACTTTGGTGCTGAAGGTGAAGGGGTATCTGCTCAAGATGCTTTGCAGAGCCAGCGTCAACAGAGCCAGCCATCAGCGGTATCTACGCCGGAGCCTTCACCGTCAAGTTCTCCGAATCAATAG
- the tyrS gene encoding tyrosine--tRNA ligase, which translates to MTASVSSAKTPPEALSWLYRGVSEIFPNQPDSSDPAENLAQRLAQTDRPLRVKYGIDPTGAEIHLGHTIPMRKLRSLQDAGHTAVLILGDFTARIGDPTGKSEVRRQLTAEEVAQNSQTYLDQVRPILDFDTPGRLEIRYNSEWLGKLDLAKIQELLATMTVGQMLAKEGFALRFEQENPIYLHEFLYPLMQGYDSVAVEADVELGGTDQKFNIAVGRDLQRHFGQKPQFGVLMPILIGTDGVQKMSKSLGNYVGLSERSTPMYQKLEKIPDELLEQYFELLTDLPLDRLPETPRDRQQELAFEIVKQYHGQQAAEEARKGKTDDVPEFSLSSVQFPAKFFYIVSASGLCKSSSEARQRIQEGGVRLDGDRVDTIDLVFDTPEQLAGRILSVGKKRFVRLVS; encoded by the coding sequence ATGACCGCTAGTGTATCATCGGCAAAAACGCCTCCAGAAGCCCTCAGTTGGCTCTATCGCGGCGTCAGCGAAATTTTTCCCAATCAGCCTGATTCTTCTGACCCGGCGGAGAATTTGGCTCAACGGTTAGCGCAGACTGACCGACCTTTGCGGGTGAAGTATGGGATCGATCCGACAGGTGCAGAGATTCATCTCGGTCATACTATCCCCATGCGAAAGTTGCGATCGCTTCAGGATGCTGGTCACACGGCTGTTCTAATTCTGGGGGATTTTACGGCTCGGATTGGCGATCCAACGGGGAAGTCTGAGGTACGCCGCCAGCTGACGGCGGAGGAAGTGGCTCAAAATTCCCAGACGTATCTGGATCAGGTGCGTCCAATCCTGGATTTCGATACGCCGGGACGGTTGGAAATTCGTTACAACTCCGAGTGGCTTGGCAAACTGGATTTGGCAAAAATTCAGGAATTACTCGCCACAATGACGGTGGGACAGATGCTGGCGAAGGAGGGGTTTGCTCTCCGTTTTGAACAAGAAAATCCGATTTATCTGCATGAGTTTCTCTACCCATTAATGCAGGGTTATGATTCTGTGGCGGTAGAAGCGGATGTGGAGTTGGGAGGAACCGATCAGAAATTTAATATTGCCGTAGGGCGAGATTTACAGCGGCATTTTGGTCAGAAGCCTCAGTTTGGGGTGTTGATGCCGATTTTGATCGGGACAGATGGCGTCCAGAAAATGTCGAAGTCTCTGGGCAATTATGTGGGGCTATCGGAACGCTCGACTCCGATGTATCAGAAGCTGGAAAAGATTCCAGATGAGCTGTTGGAGCAGTATTTTGAACTCCTGACGGATCTGCCTTTGGATCGGCTGCCAGAAACTCCGCGCGATCGCCAGCAAGAACTTGCGTTCGAGATTGTGAAGCAGTACCACGGTCAGCAAGCAGCTGAGGAAGCAAGGAAGGGAAAAACTGACGATGTACCGGAATTTTCGCTTTCGAGCGTGCAATTTCCGGCTAAGTTTTTCTACATTGTCAGTGCTAGCGGTCTGTGTAAAAGTAGTTCGGAAGCACGACAGCGAATACAAGAGGGTGGCGTGCGACTAGATGGCGATCGCGTTGACACGATCGATCTCGTCTTTGACACGCCCGAACAACTAGCCGGACGCATCCTGAGTGTGGGGAAAAAGCGATTTGTCCGCCTTGTAAGCTAA
- a CDS encoding ComEA family DNA-binding protein: MALFEWLPPAARLNPNLQSIRGRILNDPYYRLQSTQEIAIAAELGIKIDANQASVDDWLRLPGLSIHQARSLVSLARSGVQFFCIEDIAAALGMPPARLKPLEAVIRFCYYDDSSLTTPQLINPNMASVEELMQIPLIDAVLAVTVVQNRLVAGSYRNLVDFQQRLSLPGNLTAQLMHYLRF; the protein is encoded by the coding sequence ATGGCACTTTTTGAATGGCTACCACCCGCAGCTCGATTAAATCCGAATTTGCAGTCAATTCGGGGCAGGATTTTGAACGATCCCTACTACCGCCTGCAATCCACTCAAGAAATTGCGATCGCAGCGGAACTTGGTATCAAGATTGATGCAAATCAGGCAAGTGTAGACGATTGGCTGAGATTACCAGGGTTATCAATTCATCAAGCGCGATCGCTCGTTTCCCTCGCTCGATCTGGCGTTCAATTTTTCTGCATAGAGGATATTGCAGCAGCACTAGGAATGCCACCCGCTCGGCTAAAACCTCTAGAGGCAGTGATTAGATTTTGTTACTACGACGACTCTAGTTTGACAACGCCACAACTCATCAATCCAAATATGGCGTCTGTCGAAGAACTGATGCAGATTCCATTGATTGACGCGGTTCTCGCCGTAACAGTAGTGCAAAATCGTCTCGTTGCGGGGTCGTACCGCAACCTAGTTGATTTCCAGCAACGGCTATCGCTTCCTGGAAATCTAACTGCCCAATTAATGCATTATTTGCGATTTTGA